A single window of Streptomyces griseoviridis DNA harbors:
- a CDS encoding polyprenyl synthetase family protein, with amino-acid sequence MASDRWASADFKSRVDEVLRRFVAEEADHLIAIDGSLEPVAAQLEAAVSDGKRLRAAFCYWGWRAVGQPDNHALLRAVASMELVHAAAVVHDDLIDDSPMRHGRPTAQVALRDAAGPHPRSVGAARSLALLVGDLLMALAGQLFATCGLPAAYLARARPLWSALARELIAGECLEILRTGTAPDTGQSLKVIRYKTAKYTVEQPLLIGGTLAGAGGALLDGYSAYGLPLGEAFQLRDDLLGLFGDPAHTGKANSDDVRGRRPTVLLAETWRMADTEDRARLHRLLGRGAPTGDTLESVREMMVRLRAPERVEGMILARVREALDALHGLDVPAHAEAALTALAHSAADRAT; translated from the coding sequence ATGGCGAGTGACCGGTGGGCGTCGGCCGACTTCAAGTCACGGGTGGACGAGGTGCTGCGGCGCTTCGTCGCCGAGGAGGCCGACCATCTCATCGCGATCGACGGGTCGTTGGAGCCGGTGGCCGCGCAGCTCGAAGCGGCGGTCAGCGACGGCAAACGGCTGCGGGCCGCGTTCTGCTACTGGGGCTGGCGGGCGGTGGGCCAGCCGGACAACCACGCGCTGCTGCGGGCGGTGGCGTCCATGGAGCTGGTGCACGCCGCCGCGGTCGTGCACGACGACCTCATCGACGACAGTCCGATGCGGCACGGCCGGCCCACCGCGCAGGTCGCCCTGCGGGACGCGGCGGGACCCCACCCGCGCAGTGTCGGCGCGGCGCGGTCGCTGGCCCTGCTGGTGGGTGATCTCCTGATGGCGCTGGCCGGGCAGTTGTTCGCGACGTGCGGTCTGCCCGCCGCGTACCTGGCACGGGCCCGCCCGCTGTGGTCGGCGCTGGCACGGGAGTTGATCGCGGGCGAGTGCCTGGAGATCCTGCGGACCGGAACCGCTCCGGACACCGGCCAGTCGTTGAAGGTGATCCGCTACAAGACGGCCAAGTACACCGTCGAGCAGCCCCTGTTGATCGGCGGCACCCTGGCGGGAGCGGGCGGCGCGCTGCTGGACGGGTACTCCGCCTACGGGCTGCCGCTGGGAGAGGCGTTCCAGCTGCGGGACGATCTGCTCGGCCTGTTCGGGGACCCTGCGCACACCGGGAAGGCCAACTCGGACGACGTACGCGGCCGTCGGCCCACCGTGCTGCTGGCGGAGACCTGGCGGATGGCGGACACCGAGGACCGGGCCCGGCTCCACCGCCTCCTCGGCCGGGGCGCGCCTACGGGTGACACGCTGGAGTCGGTGCGCGAGATGATGGTGCGGCTGAGGGCGCCCGAGCGGGTGGAGGGCATGATCCTGGCGCGGGTCCGGGAGGCTCTGGACGCGCTGCACGGCCTTGACGTCCCCGCGCACGCCGAGGCGGCCCTGACCGCCCTCGCCCACTCGGCGGCCGACCGCGCGACCTGA
- a CDS encoding DUF5133 domain-containing protein: MLIPHPVVLWNLLDEYEAARTAEAASPATTQGPGRRVQDIAYTLCVLTSTRDVTLALEAAHRLLGTGKAAAPDGSSRSLTASSDVYA, translated from the coding sequence ATGCTGATCCCTCACCCCGTCGTCCTGTGGAACCTCCTCGACGAGTACGAGGCCGCGCGTACCGCCGAGGCGGCGAGCCCGGCGACCACCCAGGGACCGGGACGGCGTGTGCAGGACATCGCCTACACGCTCTGCGTGCTGACCAGCACCCGGGACGTCACGCTGGCCCTCGAGGCCGCCCACCGGCTGCTCGGCACCGGGAAGGCCGCCGCGCCCGACGGGTCCTCGCGCTCCCTCACGGCCTCCTCGGACGTCTACGCCTGA